The DNA window GTCATGCCAACGTGGCTCGTAGCTGTCTGGGTGTCGGTCTTATCGACCGCGTAGCCGGCGGAATCGTAGTCCGGCAGGGCGGCGCCTGGATCGAAGGAGCTGGTGGTGCCGCCGTCCCCGTAGTCGAAGTGATACTCGATCGGGATCGCCCGGATGTCGACCTGATAGCCGAGCATCTCCTCGGTCAGAACCTGGGTCTCAGACTCGGCGAAGACATTGGTGTGGCTGTCCAGGAACCCGAAGCCCTGAAGCTCCGGCTCAAAGCCGACTGACGCCGCATCGATGGGGAGTTCCGCGAAATCAGCCTCCGTGATCACCGGCAGCGGCTCCGGCTCGTCCTCTTCGACAGGCTCGTCCGGCTGGGGTTCCGCGGCTGGCTGGTCTGGCGCGCTCGGTGCTTCCTGTTCGACGACCTGCTCGCAGGCACCGGCCATGGCGATCTCCACCGCGCCGCAGGTCGTCCTGATCACCTCGAGACAGTCGCTGCTGGTGACCTCGCCGTCATCATGACAGTTGTGGAGGCTTGGCGGTTGCGCGTAGATCTGCTCCGCGATGCCGCCGACCCCTCCAGCGTTTCCGCCGGAGCCGGCCTCCTGATCACTGCCGCCACCAGCACTTCCACCGGAACCGCCGCCGGTCCCGCCTTCGGCACCAGATCCACCACCGGTGCCTCCGCCCGAGCCTGCTCCGGCCTCGCCAGAGCCCTGACCTGGATTGCCAGACGGCGGCTCCCCGGGCGCGTCCCCCATGTGGACGTCTCGCTCAATCTCGACGGACACAGAGCGCTCGTCCATATCGGCGAGCATGTCCTCTTCGGCTGTTGCGGCATGAAGCGGCAAGATGCCGGTCCCCATGACGATCGCGCCAACAGCGAGGAGCGCTGACGAACCTCGGAAAGTCATCCGTCGGCCTCCTCATTTTCAGTATTTCCACCGACGAACACAAGATCAGCAACCACCCAGCGGTTGTCAGTGTGTGTGAGTGCCGCACTCCAGCCCATCTCCTCCTGGGCTTCACTTTCACCGAGCAATTCACCATCCATGTACGCCTCGTAGCTTGCCTGAGTGATAAGAAATGCGACCTGCGCGCCGTACTCTCCGTCAAAACTGATGGTGGTCTGAGTTACCTCATCGAGATCCTGAACGTACCAGCCCTGCTCGAAAGCACTCTCTACTTGCTCCACCTGATCCAGGCAGAACGCACAATTCTCGGTCGAAGCAGCCTCGAGAGGCGCAGTATCACCAGTGTTTCGAGCATACTGGCGGGTTTCGAACCAATGCTGCAGCGCAGCCTCCACACCTTCTTCGGTGCGCTCTGAGGCCTCCTCGGGCACCTCCGGCTCCGGCCAGTTCTCCGCCGGGCCGTCAGACGACGCCGGGACCGGCTCGGGCTCGTCAGCCTCCTCGGCCTGGCCAGCGCCACCATCAGCGCCGTCGCTGTTCTCTCCGGAAGGCGCCTCAGCGCCTTCTGCCGTTCCGGCCCCTTCAGCCGCGCCGGTCTGTTCAGCTGCGTCAGCCTCGGTGTCATCGCCGCAGCCGGCCAATCCACCTATCAACACGCCAGCGGCCATCGCAC is part of the Nesterenkonia lacusekhoensis genome and encodes:
- a CDS encoding DUF6318 family protein, with amino-acid sequence MSERMTTQMGMDLRLRGVVGAMAAGVLIGGLAGCGDDTEADAAEQTGAAEGAGTAEGAEAPSGENSDGADGGAGQAEEADEPEPVPASSDGPAENWPEPEVPEEASERTEEGVEAALQHWFETRQYARNTGDTAPLEAASTENCAFCLDQVEQVESAFEQGWYVQDLDEVTQTTISFDGEYGAQVAFLITQASYEAYMDGELLGESEAQEEMGWSAALTHTDNRWVVADLVFVGGNTENEEADG